One Sphingobacteruim zhuxiongii DNA window includes the following coding sequences:
- the purB gene encoding adenylosuccinate lyase has product MTLSSLTAVTPIDGRYYNNTKELANYFSEFALIKYRVLVEVEYFIALSESGIPQLAHFDGSLNDKLRDIYRNFTEENAQWIKDTEKVTNHDVKAVEYFLKNEFEKLGLTDSLEFIHFGLTSQDINNTAIPLSWKEAIEQVYTPGINELVNELKSLSTDWNDVSMLARTHGQPASPTRLGKEIKVFIERIERQLDLLAQVPYSAKFGGATGNFNAHHVAYPANDWVAFGNNFVNEKLGLNRSQTTTQIEHYDNFAASCDSLKRINNIIIDLCRDIWTYISMDYFKQKITAGQIGSSAMPHKVNPIDFENAEGNLGIANAIFEHLAAKLPISRLQRDLTDSTVLRNIGVPFAHTLIAFKSTLRGLRKLILNESAFKADLENNWAVVAEAIQTILRREGYPKPYEALKDLTRTNTHVTQATIAEFVDNLSVSDEIKNEIKAISPSNYTGVQL; this is encoded by the coding sequence ATGACATTATCATCCTTAACTGCCGTTACACCTATCGACGGGAGATACTACAATAACACCAAAGAACTTGCAAATTACTTCTCAGAATTCGCATTAATCAAATACCGCGTATTGGTAGAGGTGGAATATTTCATTGCACTTTCGGAATCTGGAATTCCGCAATTAGCGCATTTTGACGGCTCTTTGAATGATAAATTACGTGATATCTACCGTAACTTCACGGAAGAGAACGCGCAATGGATAAAAGATACCGAGAAAGTAACAAACCACGATGTAAAAGCTGTGGAGTACTTTTTAAAAAATGAATTCGAAAAATTAGGACTAACGGACTCCTTAGAATTTATTCATTTCGGATTAACATCTCAAGACATTAACAACACAGCGATTCCATTATCTTGGAAAGAGGCTATTGAACAAGTCTATACGCCAGGTATTAATGAACTTGTTAACGAATTGAAATCTCTTTCTACTGATTGGAACGACGTTTCGATGCTAGCCCGAACACACGGACAACCAGCGTCTCCTACCCGTTTGGGAAAAGAAATCAAAGTATTCATCGAGCGAATTGAACGACAGTTAGACTTGTTAGCGCAAGTACCTTATTCCGCTAAATTTGGAGGGGCTACAGGTAACTTCAATGCACACCATGTCGCATATCCTGCAAACGACTGGGTCGCTTTCGGAAATAATTTCGTTAATGAGAAGTTGGGATTAAACCGCTCGCAGACGACAACGCAGATCGAACATTACGATAACTTTGCTGCTAGCTGCGATTCCTTGAAACGTATCAATAACATTATTATCGACCTTTGTCGTGATATTTGGACTTACATCTCCATGGATTACTTCAAGCAAAAAATTACTGCTGGACAAATCGGGTCATCTGCTATGCCGCATAAAGTCAATCCTATTGATTTCGAAAACGCAGAAGGTAACTTGGGTATTGCTAATGCTATTTTTGAACACTTAGCCGCGAAGCTACCTATTTCAAGATTACAACGTGATTTAACGGATTCAACCGTTTTAAGAAATATCGGTGTTCCATTTGCTCATACCTTAATCGCATTCAAGTCTACATTACGTGGTTTACGTAAATTGATACTAAATGAATCGGCCTTTAAAGCAGATTTGGAGAACAACTGGGCAGTCGTTGCGGAGGCTATACAAACAATTTTACGCCGTGAGGGCTATCCAAAACCTTACGAAGCGTTGAAAGACTTAACCCGTACAAATACGCACGTTACACAAGCTACGATTGCGGAATTTGTCGACAATTTGAGTGTTTCCGACGAAATTAAGAATGAAATCAAAGCGATTTCTCCAAGCAATTACACGGGCGTACAACTATAA
- a CDS encoding CTP synthase: MTKYIFVTGGVTSSLGKGIIAASLAKLLQARGLKVTIQKFDPYINIDPGTLNPYEHGECYVTEDGAETDLDLGHYERFLNVPTSQANNVTTGRIYSHVIEQERAGAYLGKTVQVVPHITDEIKRRMLLLGQTGEYDIVITELGGTVGDIESLPFIEAVRQLRWELGNNDCLVIHLTLVPYLAAAGELKTKPTQHSVKTLLEYGIQPDILVCRTEHKLNNDIRKKLALFCNVNINAVVESIDAPTIYDVPLNMLKEQLDKTVLAKLKLSTKNEPDLENWKAFLGRLKNPTNEVCIGLVGKYVELPDAYKSIAEAFIHAGATNETKVKVKYIAAESINDDNVAEKLKGLDGVLVAPGFGERGLEGKLTTIRFVRENKIPFFGICLGMQCSVIEFGRNVLGLKGANSFEMDENTPHPVINLMEEQKNITNMGGTMRLGAYDCEIKKGTKAFAIYGKSKITERHRHRYEFNNAYLKDYEAAGMIASGFNPDSGLVEIVELKDHPFFVAGQFHPELKSTVVNPHPLFVSFVAASLAHKKAM, encoded by the coding sequence ATGACTAAATATATCTTTGTTACGGGCGGCGTAACTTCGTCGTTAGGGAAAGGAATTATTGCTGCTTCCCTTGCCAAACTACTTCAAGCTCGTGGTTTAAAAGTAACCATCCAGAAGTTTGACCCGTACATCAATATCGATCCAGGAACACTTAATCCTTATGAACATGGCGAATGCTACGTTACAGAAGACGGAGCAGAAACTGACTTGGACCTTGGTCACTACGAACGCTTCCTAAACGTCCCCACTTCACAAGCGAATAACGTTACAACAGGCCGTATTTACAGTCATGTTATTGAGCAAGAACGTGCCGGTGCTTACTTAGGAAAAACTGTTCAGGTCGTTCCCCACATTACCGATGAAATCAAACGCCGTATGTTGCTTTTGGGTCAAACCGGAGAATACGACATCGTGATCACTGAACTAGGAGGAACTGTAGGTGATATTGAGTCCCTACCTTTTATTGAGGCTGTACGCCAGCTACGTTGGGAATTAGGAAACAACGACTGTTTGGTTATTCACTTAACCCTTGTTCCCTATCTTGCTGCTGCAGGTGAGCTAAAAACTAAACCTACACAACATTCTGTAAAAACTTTATTGGAATACGGTATTCAACCGGACATCTTAGTTTGTAGAACTGAGCATAAGTTGAATAATGATATTCGTAAAAAACTAGCCTTGTTTTGCAATGTGAACATCAATGCTGTTGTTGAATCGATAGATGCGCCAACAATCTATGATGTGCCATTAAACATGCTAAAAGAGCAATTGGATAAAACAGTATTAGCAAAATTGAAATTATCAACTAAGAATGAACCAGATTTAGAAAATTGGAAAGCATTCTTAGGTCGTTTAAAAAACCCAACGAATGAAGTTTGCATAGGTTTAGTTGGTAAGTATGTGGAACTACCAGATGCTTATAAATCTATCGCCGAAGCATTCATTCATGCGGGCGCGACAAACGAAACGAAAGTTAAAGTAAAGTATATTGCAGCGGAAAGCATCAATGACGACAATGTAGCTGAGAAGCTTAAAGGTCTTGACGGTGTACTCGTAGCTCCTGGCTTCGGTGAACGCGGATTGGAAGGAAAACTTACCACGATTAGATTTGTTCGTGAAAACAAAATTCCTTTCTTCGGAATCTGTCTTGGTATGCAATGCTCTGTAATTGAATTTGGTCGTAATGTATTAGGTCTTAAAGGAGCAAACAGCTTTGAAATGGACGAAAACACGCCTCACCCAGTAATTAATTTAATGGAGGAGCAGAAAAACATTACGAACATGGGCGGTACTATGCGTCTAGGTGCTTATGATTGTGAAATCAAAAAAGGAACGAAAGCTTTCGCGATTTATGGAAAATCGAAAATCACAGAAAGACACCGCCACCGTTATGAATTTAACAATGCATACTTGAAGGACTACGAAGCAGCTGGAATGATTGCCTCAGGCTTTAACCCAGACAGCGGATTAGTAGAGATTGTCGAGCTGAAGGACCACCCTTTCTTTGTCGCTGGACAATTTCATCCAGAATTAAAATCAACAGTAGTAAATCCTCACCCACTTTTTGTTAGCTTTGTAGCCGCTTCTTTAGCGCACAAGAAAGCAATGTAG
- a CDS encoding acyl-CoA dehydrogenase family protein: MLDKLTNMLKLFKSVDLEQLEKISKKVDLGEVLAAVSKMDENQLKMAMKMLTGSKKKKDPPAIDADFYDTSAKLSPEDRALQLKVRAFLEAEVKPIVNKYWLHDEFPFEIIPKLAELNVCGYVYEGYGCAGGTSLMDGIIASEFGRIDPSIATFLGVQSGLAMGSIYLCGSEEQKAEWLPAMQQLKKIGAFGLTEPLVGSGTAGGLTTTCKREGDTWILNGQKKWIGNSTFSDITIIWARDLDDQQVKGFIVRKENPGFAVEKIKGKMALRIVQNGLITLTDCEVPESDRLVNANSFKDTAKVLQMTRAGVAWMAVGCARGAYENALEYTLHREQFGKPIASFQLIQNHLVEMLSNLTAMQTLVFRLSELQDDDKLKDEHASLAKVFCTLRTRDIVSRAREVMGGNGILLEYNVARFLADAEAIYSYEGTKEINSLIVGRSITGYSAFV; encoded by the coding sequence ATGTTAGATAAACTCACAAATATGCTAAAGCTCTTTAAATCAGTTGATTTAGAGCAATTAGAAAAGATTTCGAAAAAGGTGGATTTGGGCGAAGTTTTAGCTGCCGTTTCCAAAATGGATGAAAATCAATTGAAAATGGCAATGAAAATGTTGACCGGAAGTAAAAAAAAGAAAGATCCGCCAGCAATTGATGCTGATTTTTATGATACCAGTGCGAAATTATCTCCCGAAGATCGCGCTTTACAATTAAAAGTACGTGCATTTTTAGAGGCGGAAGTTAAGCCAATTGTCAATAAATACTGGTTACATGATGAATTTCCTTTTGAAATCATCCCTAAACTTGCCGAGCTGAATGTTTGCGGGTATGTCTACGAGGGCTATGGTTGTGCTGGAGGAACTTCCCTAATGGATGGTATTATTGCGAGTGAATTTGGTCGAATTGACCCTTCCATTGCTACTTTTCTAGGTGTGCAGAGTGGCCTTGCGATGGGCTCTATCTATTTATGTGGGTCTGAAGAACAGAAGGCTGAATGGTTACCTGCAATGCAACAGCTGAAGAAAATTGGTGCCTTTGGTTTAACTGAACCATTGGTCGGATCAGGTACAGCTGGCGGTTTAACGACAACCTGTAAGCGCGAGGGCGATACTTGGATCTTGAATGGTCAGAAGAAATGGATAGGGAATTCCACTTTTTCAGATATTACGATTATATGGGCACGCGACTTAGACGATCAGCAAGTTAAAGGCTTTATCGTGCGTAAGGAAAATCCAGGGTTCGCGGTTGAAAAAATCAAAGGGAAGATGGCGCTTCGGATCGTCCAAAATGGATTGATAACGCTTACAGATTGTGAGGTCCCTGAATCTGATCGATTAGTGAATGCGAACTCTTTTAAAGACACGGCAAAGGTATTGCAAATGACTAGAGCAGGAGTAGCGTGGATGGCGGTTGGCTGTGCCCGCGGCGCCTATGAGAATGCTTTGGAATACACACTACATCGCGAACAATTTGGAAAACCAATTGCATCATTCCAATTGATTCAAAATCACCTTGTGGAAATGCTATCTAATCTTACTGCTATGCAGACCTTGGTATTTAGGCTTTCTGAGCTCCAAGACGACGATAAGTTGAAAGATGAACACGCATCCCTAGCGAAGGTCTTCTGTACGCTAAGAACGCGGGATATCGTTTCTAGAGCAAGAGAAGTAATGGGGGGTAATGGTATATTATTGGAATATAATGTAGCGAGGTTCTTAGCTGATGCCGAAGCAATTTACTCATATGAGGGTACTAAGGAGATAAATTCGTTGATCGTTGGACGAAGCATTACCGGATACAGTGCTTTTGTTTAG
- a CDS encoding NifU family protein produces MATINVYTESTPNPSTMKFLVNKLLINGSLDYPDREKAQESAFARELFKFNFVNGVFFASNFVTVTKTEDADWSDIEALLKEFVKGAVESELAVKPEEHSEDVVFEGSEVEVKIQQVLHDYVRPAVEQDGGAIAYKAFENGVVTVELRGSCSGCPSSTITLKAGIEGLLKRMVPEVEEVVAEAM; encoded by the coding sequence ATGGCAACAATTAACGTATATACAGAAAGTACACCGAATCCTTCAACAATGAAGTTTTTGGTGAACAAGCTTTTAATCAATGGGAGTTTAGACTATCCGGATCGTGAGAAGGCACAAGAGTCGGCATTTGCCCGTGAGCTATTCAAATTCAATTTTGTAAATGGTGTGTTCTTCGCAAGTAACTTCGTAACGGTTACAAAAACTGAAGATGCAGACTGGTCGGATATTGAAGCTTTATTAAAAGAATTCGTAAAAGGTGCTGTTGAGTCTGAATTGGCAGTAAAACCAGAAGAACATTCAGAAGATGTTGTTTTCGAAGGTTCTGAGGTAGAAGTAAAAATACAACAAGTCTTACACGACTATGTTCGTCCAGCAGTAGAACAAGACGGTGGTGCTATCGCATATAAAGCATTTGAAAATGGTGTAGTAACCGTAGAATTACGCGGTTCATGCTCTGGCTGTCCTTCGTCTACAATTACGTTGAAAGCGGGTATTGAGGGACTGTTAAAACGAATGGTTCCTGAAGTTGAGGAAGTGGTCGCAGAAGCGATGTAA
- the yidC gene encoding membrane protein insertase YidC, producing the protein MDRNNLIGFILIFAILGGSFYLMKPSQEEIKKEQQLQDSIKRVKEGVVVTKDTTKITSAAQTVADSVLAKQPFGVASQGTEQAITLENERIAVTLSNKGGRVKSVELKGEKNYDDSKLILFDGDNNRFGLEFNVPGKAVKTNDLYFQAQGTSFSVTGEDSKSVTMRLSYSADQYIDYIYTLAGNDYNLKLDVRTVGLNDLIDVKNKSLLLNWETTLTQKERNVKSEREKSAIFYKDVEGEVDHLSETSDEKETIEKKLNWIAYKQHFFSTVLTSKEGLSNATLNSVLINEQGIVKTYQTTADLAYSGQKENQYEFSFFFGPNKYKTLKAEGNGFDKIINMGWGPMGWINKFITVPIFDFLDGFHMGYGIVILILTLFLKFIMFPLTFKSYQSMAKMRVLKPQLDEIKEKVGEDNPMLLQQEQMKLYKQAGVNPLGGCLPLLLQMPFTLAFFFFFPNLFELRGESFLWIKDLSTYDAPITFANIPLINVDHISLMCVLMTLTTLLTTWYNNATSGAANNQMKYIGYIMPLVFFFVLNSFPAGLNYYYFLSAVLTFLTQVIIRQFVDDNKILAKIEEKKSKPQVDKKSSFQKKMEDMMRAQQANQQKKK; encoded by the coding sequence ATGGATAGAAACAATCTAATAGGATTCATCTTAATCTTCGCCATCTTAGGCGGCTCATTCTACTTAATGAAGCCATCTCAGGAGGAAATCAAAAAAGAACAACAGCTGCAAGACTCGATTAAACGAGTAAAAGAAGGCGTAGTTGTTACAAAAGACACCACGAAAATCACTAGCGCTGCACAAACTGTAGCAGACTCTGTTTTGGCAAAACAACCTTTCGGTGTTGCATCTCAAGGAACAGAACAAGCAATTACATTAGAAAACGAACGCATTGCGGTTACCCTTAGTAACAAAGGTGGTCGTGTAAAGTCTGTTGAACTAAAAGGCGAGAAAAACTATGACGATTCTAAATTAATCTTATTCGACGGCGATAACAATCGTTTTGGATTAGAATTCAATGTCCCTGGAAAAGCTGTAAAAACAAACGATCTATATTTCCAAGCTCAAGGTACGAGCTTCTCGGTAACAGGTGAAGACTCGAAATCAGTAACAATGCGTCTTTCTTACAGCGCAGATCAATACATTGATTATATCTATACCCTTGCCGGAAACGACTATAACCTTAAATTAGATGTTCGTACGGTTGGATTGAATGACCTGATCGACGTTAAAAACAAAAGCCTTCTTTTAAATTGGGAAACAACCCTAACACAAAAAGAACGCAATGTGAAATCAGAACGTGAGAAATCGGCAATCTTCTACAAAGATGTAGAAGGCGAGGTCGATCACCTTTCTGAAACGAGCGACGAGAAAGAAACTATAGAAAAGAAATTAAATTGGATTGCCTACAAACAACATTTCTTCTCAACCGTGTTGACGAGTAAAGAAGGTTTAAGCAATGCTACTTTAAACTCTGTCTTGATTAACGAGCAGGGCATAGTAAAGACTTATCAAACGACCGCTGATCTAGCTTATTCTGGTCAAAAAGAAAATCAATACGAATTCAGTTTCTTCTTTGGTCCGAACAAGTACAAAACCTTGAAGGCAGAAGGCAATGGATTTGATAAGATTATCAATATGGGCTGGGGACCAATGGGATGGATTAATAAATTTATTACTGTTCCAATCTTCGATTTCCTTGACGGATTCCATATGGGCTACGGCATCGTGATATTAATTCTGACCTTGTTCTTAAAATTCATCATGTTCCCATTAACATTCAAATCTTACCAATCTATGGCAAAGATGCGTGTGTTAAAACCACAATTAGATGAAATCAAAGAGAAAGTAGGCGAAGATAATCCAATGTTATTGCAACAGGAACAAATGAAGCTGTATAAGCAAGCTGGCGTTAATCCGCTTGGAGGATGTTTGCCTTTGCTATTGCAAATGCCTTTCACACTTGCATTCTTCTTCTTCTTCCCGAACTTATTTGAACTTCGTGGAGAAAGCTTCTTGTGGATCAAAGACCTTTCCACTTACGATGCGCCGATCACCTTTGCGAATATCCCGTTAATCAATGTTGACCACATCTCTTTAATGTGTGTGTTAATGACGTTAACGACCTTGTTAACAACTTGGTATAACAATGCTACATCAGGAGCTGCAAATAACCAAATGAAATACATTGGCTATATTATGCCACTCGTATTCTTCTTTGTATTGAACAGTTTCCCTGCAGGTTTGAACTACTATTACTTCTTATCTGCGGTATTAACCTTCTTAACGCAAGTTATTATTCGTCAATTTGTTGACGACAATAAAATCTTAGCGAAAATTGAAGAGAAGAAAAGCAAACCGCAAGTAGACAAGAAATCATCTTTCCAGAAGAAAATGGAAGATATGATGAGAGCTCAACAAGCAAACCAACAAAAGAAAAAATAA
- a CDS encoding IS110 family RNA-guided transposase, which yields MAVSGLPFILDRGCGLDVHKDTVVATIKGSDFDTETKTFLTFTDDLYNLVEWLQAHSITQVAMESTGVYWRPVYAVLEDYFHILLVNARHIKNVPGQKTDKKDSEWITKLLLSGLLKGSFIPPQHIRELRELFRHRRKLIAMRTAEKNRLQNILESANIKLRSVVSDVFGVSAMEMVRAMAKGQLDPLLLASMAKGSLVKKHAELLKALTGKITDHHRFMLNLILQSIDHINLQIAQSEAQMEQYARIMHKELELLESIPGVSSRVALGIVSEIGTDMAQFATHQNLSSWAGVCPGNNESAGKKYSSKITRGNKYLKTTLVEAAWVASRSKANPLLAVKHHQIAARRGQKKATIAIAHKILIAAYHVLRDDEAYQLHPQDKKILENRRLKRIDRLQKQLSTLKNTSYK from the coding sequence ATGGCTGTCAGCGGATTACCCTTTATTCTTGACCGTGGTTGTGGACTGGATGTCCACAAAGACACAGTAGTTGCTACCATTAAAGGTAGTGATTTTGATACAGAGACAAAAACCTTCTTAACTTTTACGGATGACTTGTACAATTTAGTGGAATGGCTCCAGGCCCATTCCATTACACAGGTTGCCATGGAGAGCACTGGGGTTTACTGGCGACCGGTTTACGCGGTTCTGGAAGACTATTTTCACATCCTACTGGTCAATGCCCGGCATATCAAAAATGTTCCGGGACAGAAGACCGACAAGAAGGATAGCGAATGGATCACTAAACTGCTTCTTTCCGGTTTACTGAAGGGGAGCTTCATCCCACCACAACATATCCGGGAGCTCAGGGAACTTTTCCGACATAGACGTAAGCTTATCGCTATGCGGACCGCAGAAAAGAACCGGTTACAGAACATCCTTGAATCCGCCAACATCAAACTGAGGAGCGTAGTCAGCGACGTATTTGGGGTAAGCGCCATGGAAATGGTCCGGGCCATGGCCAAAGGTCAACTCGATCCTTTGCTATTGGCAAGCATGGCCAAGGGTTCGCTGGTCAAGAAACACGCAGAGCTACTTAAGGCACTTACTGGCAAGATCACGGATCATCACCGCTTCATGTTGAACCTAATACTGCAATCCATCGATCATATCAATCTACAAATAGCACAATCAGAGGCTCAGATGGAACAGTACGCAAGGATCATGCACAAGGAGCTGGAACTACTGGAATCTATCCCTGGAGTATCTTCCAGGGTGGCACTGGGAATCGTTTCAGAAATCGGTACGGACATGGCTCAATTTGCAACACATCAGAACCTTTCTTCATGGGCTGGGGTTTGCCCAGGCAACAATGAGAGTGCAGGAAAGAAGTACTCCTCGAAAATAACACGTGGAAACAAGTATCTCAAGACGACGCTCGTGGAGGCAGCATGGGTGGCCTCTAGATCCAAGGCAAATCCATTACTTGCGGTCAAGCATCATCAAATCGCTGCACGAAGAGGTCAGAAGAAGGCTACAATAGCCATCGCACATAAGATCTTGATTGCAGCATACCATGTCCTGAGGGACGATGAAGCCTATCAATTGCATCCACAGGATAAGAAAATACTTGAAAATAGACGACTTAAAAGAATTGACAGATTACAGAAACAATTGAGTACCCTTAAAAACACGTCTTACAAATAA
- a CDS encoding helix-turn-helix domain-containing protein, whose translation MKEISNYVKRTQRDYTLSFKLNVVREVESGELTSTQAQRKYGIQGDSTIRNWLKKYGNFDWENQIPSSMAKSPEQRILELEAKIKLLEKQKAQLERQNYIADSKAIIFDMMIDIAEQEYKIDVRKNFKPAQSIVSDKKNKKA comes from the coding sequence ATGAAAGAAATATCCAATTATGTAAAACGTACGCAGCGTGATTACACTTTAAGCTTCAAACTGAATGTTGTCAGAGAAGTTGAATCCGGAGAATTGACAAGCACACAAGCACAAAGAAAGTATGGTATCCAAGGAGATAGCACAATTCGTAACTGGTTGAAAAAATATGGTAACTTTGATTGGGAGAATCAAATACCATCCAGTATGGCAAAGTCACCAGAACAACGCATTTTAGAATTAGAAGCCAAAATCAAATTGTTGGAGAAGCAGAAAGCGCAGCTTGAGCGACAGAATTACATTGCTGATTCCAAAGCGATTATCTTTGATATGATGATCGATATTGCCGAACAAGAATATAAAATAGACGTAAGAAAAAACTTCAAACCCGCACAATCGATTGTTTCCGACAAGAAAAACAAAAAAGCCTAA
- a CDS encoding integrase core domain-containing protein: protein MAQKQRKIKESLIHHSDRGIQYCSDEYQYYLNKYKIKCSMTENSDPYENAIAERINGILKQEFMIDTYHLDLTLMKQIVEEAINIYNNDRPHWSNHMLTPNQMHLKSNMNYKTYKTKSSRNLSATTA, encoded by the coding sequence ATGGCTCAAAAACAAAGAAAAATAAAGGAATCATTAATCCATCATTCCGACAGAGGTATCCAATATTGTTCAGACGAGTATCAATATTATCTAAACAAATACAAGATTAAGTGCAGTATGACAGAAAACTCTGATCCTTATGAAAACGCCATTGCTGAACGTATAAACGGTATTCTGAAACAAGAGTTCATGATTGATACCTATCATTTAGATCTAACTTTGATGAAGCAAATTGTAGAGGAAGCAATCAATATCTACAACAATGACAGACCACATTGGTCTAATCATATGCTAACTCCCAATCAAATGCATCTCAAATCAAATATGAATTACAAAACTTATAAAACAAAAAGCAGTAGAAACCTCTCGGCTACTACTGCATAA
- a CDS encoding DDE-type integrase/transposase/recombinase, protein MKYYRPNQVWVSDLTYIGKREKPCYLSLITDVYSKKIVGFEISSTMCTSHVCKSIENGSKTKKNKGIINPSFRQRYPILFRRVSILSKQIQD, encoded by the coding sequence ATGAAATATTATCGTCCCAATCAAGTTTGGGTGAGTGACCTCACTTACATCGGAAAGCGAGAAAAACCTTGTTATCTAAGTTTGATTACAGATGTATATTCTAAGAAGATAGTAGGCTTTGAAATCTCAAGCACAATGTGTACAAGTCATGTTTGTAAAAGCATTGAAAATGGCTCAAAAACAAAGAAAAATAAAGGAATCATTAATCCATCATTCCGACAGAGGTATCCAATATTGTTCAGACGAGTATCAATATTATCTAAACAAATACAAGATTAA
- a CDS encoding potassium channel beta subunit family protein: MEYRRMGKTGLQLSALSFGSWVTFARQTDDHINERLMMQAYDAGVNFFDNAEVYSAGLSEEMMGRVLKKVNWDRSSYVLSSKAFFGWKGEAKKPNQHGLSRKHLMEACEEALVRLQVEYLDLYYCHRPDPNVPIEEVVRTMNTLIQQGKIFYWGTSEWSAAEIMEAHMVAKGLGLEGPSVEQPEYNLFNRMKMEVDYAPIFNNVGMGTTIWSPLASGILTGKYNNGIPEGSRMSLEGYEWLRDRAVVDDKLARVKALEEFANELGVSLPTLSIAWCLSNPNVTTAILGATKESQLTENLKALEVLPLITAEVKDRIDAIMGTKPVVIRN; encoded by the coding sequence ATGGAATATAGACGAATGGGTAAAACGGGACTGCAATTGAGCGCTCTTTCCTTCGGTTCATGGGTTACTTTTGCGAGACAAACTGATGATCATATCAACGAGCGATTGATGATGCAGGCATACGATGCGGGCGTTAATTTTTTTGACAACGCGGAAGTGTACTCTGCTGGATTGTCGGAAGAGATGATGGGGCGCGTATTGAAAAAGGTAAATTGGGATCGCTCGTCCTATGTACTTTCCAGTAAGGCCTTTTTTGGTTGGAAAGGAGAGGCGAAGAAACCGAATCAGCATGGCTTAAGTAGAAAACACTTGATGGAAGCTTGCGAAGAAGCGTTGGTACGTTTGCAGGTCGAATACTTGGATCTTTATTATTGTCACCGTCCTGATCCGAATGTTCCAATCGAGGAAGTCGTGCGTACGATGAATACCTTGATTCAACAAGGAAAGATTTTCTATTGGGGAACGAGTGAGTGGTCTGCGGCTGAGATTATGGAGGCTCATATGGTTGCGAAAGGATTAGGTCTTGAAGGTCCATCCGTGGAACAACCGGAGTACAACCTTTTTAATCGTATGAAAATGGAAGTAGATTATGCTCCAATCTTTAATAATGTGGGTATGGGTACGACGATTTGGAGCCCCTTAGCTTCAGGTATTTTGACAGGGAAGTATAATAATGGTATTCCGGAAGGTTCAAGAATGTCTTTGGAGGGTTACGAATGGCTTCGAGATCGAGCTGTTGTAGACGACAAGTTGGCGCGTGTTAAAGCATTAGAGGAGTTCGCTAATGAACTTGGTGTGTCATTACCTACACTCAGTATTGCTTGGTGTTTGAGTAATCCGAATGTAACGACCGCCATATTGGGAGCGACGAAAGAAAGTCAATTGACAGAGAACTTAAAAGCTTTGGAGGTATTGCCTTTAATAACGGCAGAAGTTAAAGATCGCATTGATGCTATCATGGGAACTAAGCCAGTTGTTATTCGTAATTAA
- the rplS gene encoding 50S ribosomal protein L19, with translation MDLVKFVEEQAVVRNEIPAFKAGDTISVHYKIREGNKERVQVYQGVVIQLNSEGANATFTVRKISNGVGVERIFPVNSPNIEKIDVNSVGKVRRAKLFYLRGLTGKAARIKAKRV, from the coding sequence ATGGATTTAGTAAAATTTGTAGAAGAACAAGCGGTAGTGAGAAATGAAATTCCCGCTTTCAAAGCAGGAGATACCATCAGCGTTCATTATAAAATTCGCGAAGGAAATAAAGAGCGTGTACAGGTGTACCAAGGGGTGGTAATTCAATTAAACAGCGAAGGTGCTAACGCAACTTTTACCGTTCGTAAAATCTCAAACGGTGTAGGTGTTGAACGTATTTTCCCTGTAAACTCTCCTAACATCGAGAAAATCGACGTTAACTCAGTTGGTAAAGTACGTCGCGCGAAATTATTTTATTTACGCGGACTTACTGGAAAAGCTGCACGTATCAAAGCGAAAAGAGTTTAA